GAGGTACCCTTCAGCGCTGGCGGCATCGATGCCGAGGTCCTTGAGCAGCGCCGTGTCGCGGCAGGCGGCCAGGAAATTTTCCTTGGTGAAGATGCCGCGTTTCTCCAGCATCTCCGCCACCTGGTAGCTGGAGTATCCCTCCGGCAGCGCGAACATGCGCTGGTAGATGTCGCCGTTGATCATCTTGGCGAGGATCTGGCTCGGACGCATGCCGTCGTCGAGCTGGTAGTACCCCGCCTTGAGCCGGGCGTCGCCTCCTTTGAGACGTGCGTAGAGGGTGAAGAGGCGGGCACTGGAAAGGATGCGGCGTGCCTCGAGGTCGCTGGCCAACGCTTTCAGCGGGCGACCCTTGCCTAGTTCGACGATCTCCACGCGTTTGCCGTCGCCGGGAGGAAACAGCAGGAACCGGGAAAAACGGGTGATGGGTACCAGGGTGACTATCAGCAGCAGTGCGAGGCAGAGTTTGCGCTGCCGCCGGAAGATATCTTTGAGGCTGGAAGCTACGATGGCACTATCCTATGCAATACGATGCTTTTGCTAACTCAGCACTAGGTTTAGGGGAAATCGGCTACAGTGTCAAGGCCAAATGCCAGAGCGGGCGGAGCTAGAAAAGCTGGTTTGTGTAATTTAATAATATTTTTTTTAAAGACAGTGGGGCATTTCCAATGTATCATATCTAGCCGTGCCGCTTGGCCCGAAGCGGTCCACCACTACAGTTGGGCAGACGAGGTGCTTGATGAAGCAGAGGTTTATTAACTCCGACTACTTCCCGTTTCAGATCCAGATTTCCGCCGCCTGCGGCGACCGCATCGAACTGCGTGGCATTCTCGAGGAACTGGGGGACGTGCCCGGCATCATTTATGCGCGCCGTGTCGCGACCAAGCTGAACAAGCAGCTCGCGCCGCACGAGCCCGCCATCATGCCGGGGCTGCTGCATCTTTATTCCATCCTGAGCCGGGTCTACCGCTATGTGATGGGGCAATACTGCGCCAAACAGCAGCCCGGCGTTATCGCGGCGCTCATGGCCCAGGCCGGTTATCCGGACTTCGGTGGCGACGCCGGGACCGCGCTGCAGCGCTTCATGGAGCTGTTCCCTTCGCAGCAGATGGTGCTGGGCGGCGACACCCCGCACGGCTTCCTGGCTGGCGACGACGAAGAGTCAACCCGCCGTCAGGCGCTTTCCGCGGAACTGCTGCTCATGCTGTTAAACGGAGAAAACCGGGCCCTGGACCAATTCCGCCGCCTGTTCGACGCCTCGCAGTTGGCCGAATCGTCCCCCTACCTCAAGGTGACCTCCGAGCTGGACCGGCGCCTGGCCCAGGCTCCCCCCGTCGAGCCGATAGGCGTTTCCCTGCCCGAGCTTCTGCGGGCGCCTATCAAAGCCTCCCCGGATTCGCTGGCCGGGCAGATCGCCTACATCAGGGAACACTGGGGCGCCATCCTTCCCCAGGAACTGCTCACCGAGCTGGTCACCGCGCTGGACATCGTATCCCAGGAAGGACGTGCCTTCTTCGGCGGCCCCGGCGAACCCAAGGTGCTCCGTTTCGGCCGCGGCGCCCGCGGCGGCGACGATTACCCCGAATACGAGCGTTTCTCCCAGGACGCCGACTGGATGGCCAACGTGGTGATGATCGCCAAGATGGTGTACGTCTGGCTGGGGCAGCTCGCCAAGACTTACCAGACCGAGGTGCGCACCCTGGATCAGATCCCTGATGCGGAGCTGGACCGGCTCGCCGGCTTTGGTTTTAGTGCACTCTGGCTGATCGGTGTCTGGGAGCGCTCCCCCTCCTCGCAGCAGATCAAGCGTATCGCCGGCAACCAGGAGGCGATCTCATCGGCCTACTCGCTCTACGACTACGTCATCGCCCATGACCTCGGAGGCGAGTGGGCGCTGGATAACCTGCGTCAGCGCTGCGCCGCTCGCGGCATCCGCCTGGCGAGCGACATGGTCCCTAACCACACCGGCCTTTACTCCAAGTGGACCGTCGAGCACCCGGACTGGTTCATCCAGCTCGACTACCCGCCCTACCCGGACTACCAGTTCAACGGCCCCGACCTTTCCCCGGACGGGCGCATCGGACTCTTCATCGAGGACGGCTACTGGGACAAGCGCGACGCGGCGGTAGTCTTCAAGCACCTCGATCGCGGCAACGGCCGGGTCCGCTACATCTACCACGGTAACGATGGCACCTCTACCCCCTGGAACGACACAGCCCAGCTGAACTACCTGATCCCCGAGGTGCGCGAGGCGGTTATTGGCACCATCCTCCACGTGGCACGCCAGTTCCCCATCATCCGTTTCGATGCCGCCATGACGCTGGCCAAGAAGCATTACCAGCGCCTGTGGTACCCGCTGCCGGGGCACGGCTCCGGCGTCCCCTCGCGCGCCGAGTTTGGTATGGACCGTCCCAGCTTCGACGAGGTCTTTCCGACCGAGTTCTGGCGCGAGGTGGTGGACCGGGTGGCTGTGGAGGCACCCGACACCTTGCTGCTGGCCGAGGCCTTCTGGCTCATGGAAGGGTACTTCGTCAGGACCCTGGGCATGCACCGGGTCTACAACTCCGCTTTCATGAACATGCTGAAGATGGAGGAAAACGCCAAGTACCGGCAGACCGTGAAAAACGTGCTCGAGTTTGAGCCGGAGATCCTGAAGCGCTTCGTGAACTTCATGAACAACCCGGACGAGCGAACCGCCGTGGAGCAGTTCGGCAAGGAAGGGAAGTACTTCGGCGCCACCGTGCTCCTGGTTACCATGCCCGGCCTCCCCATGTTCGGCCACGGCCAGATCGAGGGGTTCCACGAGAAGTACGGCATGGAGTACCGGCGTGCCTACTGGGATGAACCGGTGGACCAGCACCTGGTGGCACGCCACGAAAGCGATATCTTCCCGCTCATGCGCCGGCGCCACATCTTCTCCGGCAGCGAGCAGTTCACCTTGTACGACTTCTACGCGGGGCAGAGCGTCAACGAGAACGTGTTCGCCTATTCCAACAGAAATGACGGCGAGCGCGGCCTGATCCTGTTCCACAACGCCTTCGCCACCACCGCGGGCTGGATCCGCACCTCCTGCGCCGTTTTGAGGAAAAACGCCTCCGGCGGCAACACGCTGGCGCAGACCACCCTCGGGGATGCATTAAGCTTCAAACGGGACGGCCGCCATTACTACAGCTTCCGGGACTACGCCTCCGGCCTGTGCTACCTGAGAAACGGCCGCGACCTCTGCGACCAGGGGCTTTACGTCGAGATGGGCGCCTACGAGTACCACGCCTTCCTCGATTTCAAGGAGCTCTATGACGACGATTACGGCACCTGGGGGACGCTCTGCCATCGGCTCAACGGCGCCGGCGTCGAGAACCTCGACGAAGAGGTGAAAAAGGTGCGCTACGGCGCCCTGCACGAGTCGTTCAGGTTGTTCCTGGCCAAGGTGGCCGTGGTGCTGCAGGAGCCCGGTGTTGCCCCGCAGACCCGCATCGCCCCGCTGGAGCCGCTGCTTGCCTCCTTCTACAAGGCGTTGGCGCCGGAGGCGCCGGAAAAGGCGCAGCGCGCCCTGCTCGGCGTGTTCGGCACTGAATTCCTGCAGGCTCTGCAAACGGTTGGGGAAGGGGAACTGCTTCCCGCGGAGTGGCTTTTGCTGACCGCTTTCCTGGCACTGCACCGGAGTGGGGGGCTGACAAAGAGCGAGAGCGTGCAGCTGTTCGAGGAGTTCGGGCTGGTGCACCCGCTGGTGCAGGTCTTCCAGACCCTCCCCCCAGCGGAACCGGAACAGGTCGTCGATCTCCCCCCGCGTGCCTTCGGCAAGCTGCTTGGGCTCCTGCTGCGGCACGAGTCGTTCCTGGTTAATTGCCGCGCCATCGGGCCGACCCGCTGCTCGGCCGCCCTTTTCTCGGACAAGGTAGCCGCCAAGTTCCTGTTCCTGCACGAAAGCGACGGCGCACAGTGGTTCAACAAGGAGCGCTTCGAGCTCCTGGTGGACTGGCTGGCACAGGTGGAGCCCTTCGCGGAGGTTCCCGCCGAAGCAAAGGCCGCCAAGACGCAGGAACTGCCGGTCAAGGCCGTGGCCAACCTCATGAAGGAGAGCGCTGCTGCAGCCGGTTACCGGCTCGACCAGCTAATGAACGTTTTGCAGACCGGCTTCTGATTTTTCCGAGTTACCTGTTAGAATCAGAGCTGGCGCTTGATCTTCCGGAGCGCCCTTATCTATCGCATCAATGAAAGAGAGGGGAGAGCAATGGCGGTCATCAATACGGCACTGCAGGACAACGTAGGGACCATCACCTTCAATGACCCCGAGCACCGCAACATGCTCAGCGGCACCATGATCGACGAGATGCTGCAGTCGATCGGCGCGCTCCAGAAGGGGAGGATGAGGGTGCTGGTGATTCGGGCCCCGAAGGGGTCCAAGGTCTGGTCGGCCGGGCACGACGTGCACGAGCTGCCGCTGCCGGGACGCGATCCGCTTTCCTATCACGACCCGCTGGTGACCGTGCTCCGCTCGATCCAGAGCCTCCCCATTCCGGTCATCGCCATGATCGAGGGGAGCGTCTGGGGGGGCGCCTGCGACCTGGCCCTTTCCTGCGACATCCTGATCGGCAGCCCCAGCGCCTCGTTCTGCATGACCCCGGCGAAGATCGGCGTCCCCTACAACGTCTCGGGGATCCTGCACTTCATGAACATCATGGGGGTTAACTTTGCCAAAGAGATGTTCTTCACGGCGGAGCCGCTTTCGGCGGAGCAGGCGAGCAAGGCGGGACTTTTGAACCATCTGATCGAGGCGGACCAGCTGGAAGAGTTCACCTACACTATGGCCCACAAGATCACCAAGAACAGCCCGCTCTCCATTGGGGTGATCAAGGAGCAGATCCGGCTGCTAGCGAGCGCACATCCCCTTTCACCGCTCACCTTCGAGCGGGTGCAGGGGCTCAGGCGCACCGTCTACGACAGCAAGGACTACGCGGAAGGGATCAAGGCCTTCCTCGAGAAGCGCCCCCCGGTCTTCACGGGGGATTAACCCGCAGCCTTCAGGCAAGACCGGTGTTAATTTACTCCCTCTCCCTCCGGGAGAGGGCTGGGGTGAGGGCGATGCCCCAGGCAAAATGTCACTTCGTGGCCAGGCCCTCACCCGGCCTTCGCCACCCTCTCCCCGAGGGAGAAGGTAAAGGACAAAAAAGCCCGACCGGTTGCCGGTCGGGCTTTTCATTGTTGTTCCTGTAGGGGCGAATAATCATTCGCCTGCCCCTGTTATTCCTCAGCCTTCTCGAAGTTCCCCTTCTCCTGGCACTGCGGGCACTTCTGCGGTTTGCAGCGACCTTCCTTGGTGAATCCACAGCTCTTGCATTTCCACGTTGCCATAACGTCCCTCCTATTTGTTGTTGTTCAGCTTGATTTCCTGCACCTTTCCGAACACAGAAAGCGGCTGGTCGAACTTCTTTTCGTCCCCGACCACGACCAGTTTCATCGCGTCGGGACGCAGGTATTGCTTGGCCACACGCAGCACGTCGGCGCGGGTGACGCGGGCGATGTTGTCCCGGTAGTTTTCCAGGTACCCCTTGGGATAGCCGTAGAACTCCAGGCGCGCCTGCTGCGCAACCACCGAACTGCTCTTCTCGAAGGCGAAGATGAAGGAGTTGATGATGGATTCCTTGGCCAGTTGCAGCTCCGCCTCGGAGACCTCGGCCTGGGTCATGCCGGTGATGATCGACTCCAGCAGCCTAATGGTGCGCGCGGTCGATTCCACCTTGGTCTCGGTCTCGGCGATGAATGGCCCCTTGAAGCGCCGCCCCGGGTCGAAGTAGGCGTCCACGTTGTAGGCGAGCCCCTGGTTGGATCGGATCTCTTGGGTGAGCCGGGAGGTGAAGCCGCCGCCGAGGATGTAATCCATCACCTTGATGGCGTACAGGTCCGGGTTGTTTTTGTCGATGCCGAGGTGTCCCATGCGGATTACCGACTGGTTCACCTCTTTTTGCACGTGCAGCACCGCCGGGGTCATCTCCTCGTTCGGTTTGGGCACCACCGGGAAGGCGGCGCTCTGGTTGGGCCAGCCGCCGAAGAGCGCCTCCAGCTTCTTGAGCAGTTCCGCCCGGTCGAAATCACCGGAAACGGCCAGGATCATGTTGGCCGGGTAGAAGTAGCGCTTGTGGAAGGCAATCAGGTCGTCGCGGGTGATGGCGTTCACCGTTGCGACGGTCGGAATGCGCCCGAGCGGGTGGCCGGCGTATATGACACGGGTCAGCTCACGCCCGGCAACCGCTTTCGGGTCGTCGTTCTGGCGCCTGATCCCCTCGATGGCGTGGCTCTTGGCGAGCTCGAAACGAGCCGGGGCGAAGGCCGGTTCCCGGACCACCTCTGCAAAGAGCGTGAGAGTGCGGTCCAGGTTCTTCGACAGCGTGGCGAAGGAGACGCTGGCGTTGTCGGAGTTCATGCCCGACTCGATGGAGGAGGCCATGAACTCCAGCTCCCGGTCCAGCTTTTCCGGCGGGGTCTTCAAGGTACCGCCGCTTCTCAGTGTGGCGCCGGTAAGGGCCGCGAGTCCTACCTTCGCGTCCGGTTCGTAAAGGCTCCCCACGTTCAGGTAGCTGGTCAGGTTCACGATCGGCAGCTCGCGGTCCTGCAGGAGGTACACGACCATGCCGTTTTTCAGTTGCACGCGCTCGGTCTTCGGGGCCTGGAACTTGAGCTGCGGGAAGGTCATGGTGCGCGGGTTCGCGGGCGCGGCTGCCTGCTGCACTCCCGATATTGCGTCACGCTTGGCTGCCGCTATGGCACTGGACCTGAAGGCGTAGGCCTCGGGAATACCGACGGCGAGCAGGAACGCGAACATGGCCAGACGGGCCAGGACAGATGTGCTGAACAAGCGCTTGCTGATTGAAATCATTGCTTACTGTCCCCCTTCAGCCTTGGTGAGGTAGCCGACGTTGCGGTTCTGGCGCGTGAAGTACTGCTTGGCCACGCGCATCACGTCCTCGGGCGTGATCTTGGCCACCTTCTGGCGGTGTTCGATCAGGTACCGCCACGTGCCCGCGATCGCCTCGTATTCGGTGAGATTGCGGGCGAGGCCGCCGTTGGAGGCCATCTGGCGGGACTCCTCGAACTCGAGCTGGTTCAGGATCTGCTGCAGCTCCTCGTGCGTCATCGGCTCGGTCTTCAGGCGCTCCAGTTCTTGGTAGATCGCCTGCTCCACCTCGGCCACCGTGTGCGGCGCGCGCGGGGTCGCGTTGATGATGAAGAGGTTGGGGTAGCGGCTCCCCGGTGCCCCGAAGGAGGAGACCGAGGTGACCAGCTTCTGCTCCAGGACCAGCTTCTTGTACAGCCGCGAGGTGCGGCCGTTGGTGAGCAGCATATCGATGACGTCGAAGACGTAGTCGTCGGGCGCGGGAAGGGTCGGCTTGTGGTAGCCGATCATCAGCTCGGGCTCGGCGTCGCCGATCACCTCGGTCCGCTTCTCGCCGGCCTGCTCGGGCTCGGTAACCGCCACCGGCGGCACCGGGGTCCCCGGCTTGATATCGCCGAAGTACCTATCCACCAGGGCGATGGTCTTCTGCGGATCGATGTCCCCGACGATGGCCACGATGGCGTTGTTAGGGGCATAGTACTTGTGCAGGAAGTTTTCGGCCTTGGTCCTGGTCAGGTTCTCGATGTCGGACATCCAGCCGATGGTGGGCTGGCCGTTGGGGTGCGCGTTGAAGGCGTCGGCGAGGAAGGTCTCCCAGAGTT
This window of the Geomonas agri genome carries:
- a CDS encoding alpha-amylase family glycosyl hydrolase; translated protein: MKQRFINSDYFPFQIQISAACGDRIELRGILEELGDVPGIIYARRVATKLNKQLAPHEPAIMPGLLHLYSILSRVYRYVMGQYCAKQQPGVIAALMAQAGYPDFGGDAGTALQRFMELFPSQQMVLGGDTPHGFLAGDDEESTRRQALSAELLLMLLNGENRALDQFRRLFDASQLAESSPYLKVTSELDRRLAQAPPVEPIGVSLPELLRAPIKASPDSLAGQIAYIREHWGAILPQELLTELVTALDIVSQEGRAFFGGPGEPKVLRFGRGARGGDDYPEYERFSQDADWMANVVMIAKMVYVWLGQLAKTYQTEVRTLDQIPDAELDRLAGFGFSALWLIGVWERSPSSQQIKRIAGNQEAISSAYSLYDYVIAHDLGGEWALDNLRQRCAARGIRLASDMVPNHTGLYSKWTVEHPDWFIQLDYPPYPDYQFNGPDLSPDGRIGLFIEDGYWDKRDAAVVFKHLDRGNGRVRYIYHGNDGTSTPWNDTAQLNYLIPEVREAVIGTILHVARQFPIIRFDAAMTLAKKHYQRLWYPLPGHGSGVPSRAEFGMDRPSFDEVFPTEFWREVVDRVAVEAPDTLLLAEAFWLMEGYFVRTLGMHRVYNSAFMNMLKMEENAKYRQTVKNVLEFEPEILKRFVNFMNNPDERTAVEQFGKEGKYFGATVLLVTMPGLPMFGHGQIEGFHEKYGMEYRRAYWDEPVDQHLVARHESDIFPLMRRRHIFSGSEQFTLYDFYAGQSVNENVFAYSNRNDGERGLILFHNAFATTAGWIRTSCAVLRKNASGGNTLAQTTLGDALSFKRDGRHYYSFRDYASGLCYLRNGRDLCDQGLYVEMGAYEYHAFLDFKELYDDDYGTWGTLCHRLNGAGVENLDEEVKKVRYGALHESFRLFLAKVAVVLQEPGVAPQTRIAPLEPLLASFYKALAPEAPEKAQRALLGVFGTEFLQALQTVGEGELLPAEWLLLTAFLALHRSGGLTKSESVQLFEEFGLVHPLVQVFQTLPPAEPEQVVDLPPRAFGKLLGLLLRHESFLVNCRAIGPTRCSAALFSDKVAAKFLFLHESDGAQWFNKERFELLVDWLAQVEPFAEVPAEAKAAKTQELPVKAVANLMKESAAAAGYRLDQLMNVLQTGF
- the scpB gene encoding methylmalonyl-CoA decarboxylase translates to MAVINTALQDNVGTITFNDPEHRNMLSGTMIDEMLQSIGALQKGRMRVLVIRAPKGSKVWSAGHDVHELPLPGRDPLSYHDPLVTVLRSIQSLPIPVIAMIEGSVWGGACDLALSCDILIGSPSASFCMTPAKIGVPYNVSGILHFMNIMGVNFAKEMFFTAEPLSAEQASKAGLLNHLIEADQLEEFTYTMAHKITKNSPLSIGVIKEQIRLLASAHPLSPLTFERVQGLRRTVYDSKDYAEGIKAFLEKRPPVFTGD
- a CDS encoding RCKP-type rubredoxin-like domain-containing protein; this encodes MATWKCKSCGFTKEGRCKPQKCPQCQEKGNFEKAEE
- a CDS encoding M16 family metallopeptidase, producing the protein MISISKRLFSTSVLARLAMFAFLLAVGIPEAYAFRSSAIAAAKRDAISGVQQAAAPANPRTMTFPQLKFQAPKTERVQLKNGMVVYLLQDRELPIVNLTSYLNVGSLYEPDAKVGLAALTGATLRSGGTLKTPPEKLDRELEFMASSIESGMNSDNASVSFATLSKNLDRTLTLFAEVVREPAFAPARFELAKSHAIEGIRRQNDDPKAVAGRELTRVIYAGHPLGRIPTVATVNAITRDDLIAFHKRYFYPANMILAVSGDFDRAELLKKLEALFGGWPNQSAAFPVVPKPNEEMTPAVLHVQKEVNQSVIRMGHLGIDKNNPDLYAIKVMDYILGGGFTSRLTQEIRSNQGLAYNVDAYFDPGRRFKGPFIAETETKVESTARTIRLLESIITGMTQAEVSEAELQLAKESIINSFIFAFEKSSSVVAQQARLEFYGYPKGYLENYRDNIARVTRADVLRVAKQYLRPDAMKLVVVGDEKKFDQPLSVFGKVQEIKLNNNK
- a CDS encoding M16 family metallopeptidase, whose product is MKSVARCVVALAILVNAATCFAQGLAERVQEHTLKNGMKLLMVERHNSPTVAAWIRFKVGSVDERSDERGLAHLLEHMLFKGTKTLGTRDYAAEKPILDKIEATAQKLIAEKIKREQADPKVIEKLSAELAALEKEAEKYVVKEEFADIYSRNGGSGYNAFTSKDGTTYLINIPANKLELWAAIESDRMQNAVLREFYTERNVVMEERRRSYDAEPEGKLWETFLADAFNAHPNGQPTIGWMSDIENLTRTKAENFLHKYYAPNNAIVAIVGDIDPQKTIALVDRYFGDIKPGTPVPPVAVTEPEQAGEKRTEVIGDAEPELMIGYHKPTLPAPDDYVFDVIDMLLTNGRTSRLYKKLVLEQKLVTSVSSFGAPGSRYPNLFIINATPRAPHTVAEVEQAIYQELERLKTEPMTHEELQQILNQLEFEESRQMASNGGLARNLTEYEAIAGTWRYLIEHRQKVAKITPEDVMRVAKQYFTRQNRNVGYLTKAEGGQ